One region of Papaver somniferum cultivar HN1 unplaced genomic scaffold, ASM357369v1 unplaced-scaffold_131, whole genome shotgun sequence genomic DNA includes:
- the LOC113332450 gene encoding uncharacterized protein LOC113332450, with amino-acid sequence MELATLHGYWNGMPLCFGGDFNEIRYMVERRGCRRALNSMKYFDDLCNELGLIELPLSGAKYTWSRPPNKKSKIDRFLFSSEWEHHFPNINFKRLARPISDYFPIELCLKDLDWGTAGECFSKKLHALKEKLKVWNRDVFGNIDRAIDLALTKMKELDELDDERSFDEGEEDMLVTAKMEFDVAHRRQSIMLRKKSRLRYFRDGDRNTKHFHRVVRGYRAFNNINNLRINGRWTENKEEIKLGIANHFELAFEENSNNRPRIKSMCLKCIYENASIWLERSFDEEEVKNAIKDLGIDRAPGPNGFPMKFFLVCWDFLKEDLMKVFEEFHDHNILHSSLKNNFIALIPKKAGVEEVKDFRPISLIGSVYKIISKVLAERLKREQVDALRYLLLCFELTSDLKIYFSKSSLFGVAVDEEVENYAYMLGCKYASFPSIYLGLPLGDKVGGIQKWGNTLEINGKRITSWNGKTIARGGKLTLIKSILASLPIYYLSIFLAPCSITKKIDRIVRNFLWEDENRKRIHNIGWKLSSKEKEKGGLGIRRAKQVNSALLKKWWWRFGVEKEAFWRKIIVEKFGETFTGWESLQPKRSKGGSLWFNIYKDLEDFNKNIRFKIGAGKETRFWKDSWLCERRLCDMFPFAYEDSRTKEFMVASMYEVREDGARWEFMSRQRHSQTITSEVLSISNLLSFISIQEGVTDTRIWVGSDHGQYTVKDGSKENDDQGEPYYPINVVWSNEYPHKINFFLWLLSHDRVMKADKLLRRGMDVSSGCRFCEEDDESSSHLFYDCWRTRRIWDYFVEGCHFGWSYDPNIIVSIKNLKFNWGDERLSRIWNTIPVAIWWCI; translated from the exons aTGGAGTTAGCCACCTTGCATGGTTATTGGAATGGAATGCCTTTGTGTTTCGGTGGAGACTTCAATGAAATAAGATACATGGTGGAGAGAAGGGGTTGTCGTAGAGCTTTGAATTCAATGAAATACTTCGATGACCTATGTAATGAGTTGGGCCTTATCGAGTTGCCTCTTTCCGGTGCGAAGTATACTTGGAGTAGACCACCTAACAAGAAGAGCAAAATCGACCGTTTTCTTTTCTCGTCGGAGTGGGAACATCATTTTCCAAATATCAACTTCAAGCGTCTTGCAAGACCTATTTCAGATTATTTTCCCATTGAGTTATGCTTAAAGGACTTAGATTGGG gaACGGCGGGTGAATGTTTTTCAAAGAAGTTACATGCTTTGAAGGAGAAATTGAAGGTGTGGAATCGAGACGTTTTTGGGAACATTGATAGggcaattgacttggcacttaccAAGATGAAGGAGTTAGATGAACTAGATGATGAAAGGAGTTTTGACGAAGGTGAAGAAGACATGCTTGTGACGGCTAAAATGGAGTTTGATGTGGCTCATCGTCGTCAAAGCATAATGTTGCGGAAAAAGTCAAGACTTAGATACTTTCGAGATGGAGATAGAAACACCAAACATTTTCATCGTGTAGTGAGGGGTTATAGAGCTTTTAACAACATCAATAACCTTCGTATTAATGGTCGATGGAccgaaaataaagaagaaatcaaGTTGGGTATTGCAAATCATTTTGAGTTAGCGTTTGAAGAAAATTCAAACAATCGTCCAAGAATCAAAAGTATGTGTCTAAAGTGTATTTATGAGAATGCAAGTATATGGTTGGAGAGATcgtttgatgaagaagaagttaaaAATGCAATTAAAGATTTGGGAATTGATCGTGCCCCAGGTCCGAATGGATTTCCTATGAAGTTCTTTCTTGTTTGTTGGGATTttctaaaagaagatttgatgaaGGTTTTTGAAGAATTTCATGACCATAATATTCTTCACTCGTCTTTGAAAAACAATTTTATTGCGCTCATCCCTAAGAAGGCGGgtgtagaagaagtaaaagatttTCGGCCAATTAGTCTTATTGGGAGTGTgtacaaaatcatttcaaaagtTTTGGCGGAGCGTTTAAAG AGAGAACAAGTTGATGCTCTTCGTtaccttcttctttgttttgaGTTAACTTCGGATTTGAAGATATATTTCTCCAAAAGTAGCTTATTTGGAGTCGCGGTTGATGAGGAAGTTGAAAATTATGCTTACATGTTAGGATGCAAGTATGCGAGTTTTCCTAGCATATATCTTGGCCTACCTTTGGGAGATAAGGTAGGAGGCATTCAAAAATGGGGAAACACACTTGAAATTAATGGAAAAAGAATTACTTCTTGGAATGGAAAAACAATAGCAAGAGGAGGTAAGTTAACTCTCATCAAAAGCATTTTAGCTAGCCTACCCATTTATTATCTCTCTATTTTTCTTGCTCCTTGCTCCATAACTAAGAAAATTGATAGAATTGTGAGAAATTTCTTATGGGAGGATGAAAATAGGAAAAGAATCCACAATATTGGTTGGAAATtgtcttcaaaagaaaaagaaaaaggtggTCTTGGTATAAGAAGAGCTAAGCAAGTGAACTCGGCTTTGCTAAAAAAATGGTGGTGGCGCTTTGGCGTAGAGAAAGAAGCGTTTTGGAGGAAGATCATAGTTGAAAAATTTGGTGAAACATTTACCGGTTGGGAATCTCTCCAACCCAAAAGATCGAAAGGCGGTAGCTTGTGGTTCAATATATATAAAGATCTTGAAGATTTCAATAAAAATATTAGATTCAAGATTGGAGCGGGTAAGGAAACTAGATTTTGGAAAGATTCTTGGCTTTGTGAACGAAGATTGTGCGATATGTTTCCTTTTGCTTATGAAGATTCTAGGACCAAGGAGTTTATGGTGGCTAGTATGTATGAAGTTAGGGAAGATGGTGCAAGGTGGGAATTTATGTCTAGGCAAAGACACTCTCAAACCATTACAAGTGAAGTGTTATCTATATCAAATCTTCTCTCTTTCATCTCTATTCAAGAAGGGGTTACGGATACCCGAATTTGGGTTGGTAGTGATCATGGTCAATATACGGTTAAGGATGGAAGTAAAGAAAACGACGATCAAGGTGAGCCGTATTATCCAATCAATGTTGTATGGAGTAATGAGTACCCtcacaaaatcaatttttttctttggcttctCTCTCATGATCGGGTAATGAAGGCGGATAAACTTCTGAGAAGAGGTATGGATGTCTCTAGTGGTTGTCGTTTTTGTGAGGAAGACGATGAATCGAGTTCACACTTGTTCTATGATTGTTGGAGAACCCGGAGAATATGGGATTACTTCGTTGAAGGGTGCCACTTTGGATGGTCATACGACCCTAATATCATTGTTTCTATTAAGAATTTGAAGTTTAATTGGGGAGACGAAAGACTTAGCCGCATATGGAATACCATCCCGGTTGCAATTTGGTGGTGTATATAG
- the LOC113332451 gene encoding BTB/POZ and MATH domain-containing protein 3-like: protein MAPKRPRVSESQYYTDEEMLSSSSRWICETVKGCHEFKIEGYSQAKGIGVGNCMTSSKFNVGGHDWVIVFYPDGHTEATQDYIAVYLWLVSPGEVRATLECKLLDQTGKRKHGYYSITRSLRTFSTTEDAWGWPEYMKRWKLETSSYLRDDCLSIHFTVGVRETRVEDVEHYVIPVPPSDMSQKLKSLLEYEIGSDITIQVGNDLFKAHKSILAARSPVFRAMFFGLAGNPDMEIVAIEDVDPFVFKAMLLFLYSDEFPEARDVSDSDSVCTSTTITPYLLAAADRFDLSRLKLMCEARLCKEISKNNVATTLVLADQYQCLQLKTACLNFAAKPENAGDVMKSDGFADLAKSSSSLLIDLFKTSAAVHIAGVGDWVHFIAGSFSGLHAHNHPSLLTYKGNEIVKFVKFSVTITK from the exons ATGGCCCCAAAAAGACCGAGAGTTTCAGAGTCGCAATATTATACTGATGAAGAGATGTTGTCGTCCTCGTCACGGTGGATTTGTGAGACTGTGAAAGGTTGtcatgagtttaagatcgaaggATATTCTCAAGCAAAGGGAATAGGAGTTGGTAACTGCATGACTAGTAGCAAATTCAATGTTGGTGGTCATGACTGGGTTATAGTTTTCTATCCAGATGGACATACTGAAGCTACACAGGATTACATAGCCGTGTACCTTTGGTTAGTAAGCCCTGGAGAAGTCAGGGCAACGCTTGAATGTAAATTATTAGACCAaaccggaaaaaggaaacatggTTATTATTCGATTACTAGATCTCTAAGAACGTTTAGTACAACAGAGGATGCCTG GGGCTGGCCAGAATATATGAAGAGGTGGAAGTTGGAGACCTCAAGTTATCTCAGGGATGACTGTCTTAGCATTCATTTTACAGTCGGAGTACGGGAAACTCGTGTTGAAGACGTGGAACATTATGTTATTCCCGTACCTCCTTCAGATATGAGTCAGAAACTCAAGAGTTTGCTGGAATATGAAATTGGTTCTGACATTACTATTCAGGTTGGCAATGATTTATTCAAAGCCCATAAGTCAATTCTTGCAGCTCGATCTCCTGTATTTCGAGCTATGTTTTTTGGACTAGCGGGTAATCCAGACATGGAAATAGTAGCCATTGAAGATGTTGATCCCTTTGTTTTTAAG GCCATGTTGTTATTTTTGTACTCAGATGAATTTCCTGAAGCACGTGATGTTTCCGATTCAGATTCTGTTTGCACTTCAACTACAATTACGCCATATTTGTTAGCTGCGGCAGATCGTTTTGATCTTTcacgattgaaactcatgtgtgaggCAAGGTTGTGTAAAGAAATATCTAAAAATAATGTCGCAACAACACTGGTTCTAGCAGACCAGTACCAATGCTTGCAACTGAAAACTGCCTGTCTAAACTTTGCAGCGAAACCGGAAAATGCCGGAG ATGTTATGAAGTCCGATGGGTTTGCAGATTTGGCGAAGAGTTCTTCCTCGCTGTTGATTGATCTTTTCAAGACTAGTGCGGCT GTGCATATTGCTGGTGTTGGCGATTGGGTTCATTTCATCGCAGGATCATTCTCTGGCTTGCATGCTCATAATCATCCCTCGCTATTAACTTATAAAGGTAATGAAATTGTTAAATTTGTAAAGTTTAGTGTAACTATCACCAAGTAA